From Nicotiana tabacum cultivar K326 chromosome 20, ASM71507v2, whole genome shotgun sequence, one genomic window encodes:
- the LOC107792526 gene encoding LEAF RUST 10 DISEASE-RESISTANCE LOCUS RECEPTOR-LIKE PROTEIN KINASE-like 1.2 isoform X2, producing MNLQSLFMVKKSVSVLVIAILFITLADDTLSIYLNSSACITHSCGNGVKISYPFWIPEKQPPYCGLPAYNVTCNKDKPFLHISGDEFIIKEVVYTNNSILLAKADVFDEDNKCPVPTHNFSLRGTPFRSGPNTADLFFFYDCTQPYERETYAVICASNATHHSFAVFHTELLEHYNYSVESCQDPVYALVETDSLDRLLKMNYMQVLQKGFFLQWDGTNCRACQHSGGHCGVQNNEFICICKDQPQQRTCLHGRNKIGLKVGIGVGAAASTALMAGVIFFIYRCRQKKIYAGSSLFSTSILSYPSSIKDPEKATTLIGVHLFDYNELDEATNNFDSKKELGDGGYGTVYKGKLRDGRVVAVKRLYENNCKRVEQFMNEIDILTRLHHPNLVTLYGCTSRHSRELLLVYEYIPNGTVSDHLHGVHSKPGSLSWNTRMKISIETASALAYLHASDVIHRDVKTNNILLDNNFCVKVADFGLSRLFPTDVTHVSTAPQGTPGYVDPEYHECYQLTDKSDVYSFGVVLIELISSLPAVDICRHRHEINLSNMAINKIQGNALHELVDSNLGFDTDDKVRSMITAVAELAFQCLQSDRELRPSMQEVVEALMRIQRINKTTGKTDKECPDDDTGLLNSITLLVSPDSVTTKWSSSPTTPNS from the exons ATGAACCTTCAAAGCCTATTCATGGTCAAGAAATCTGTTTCTGTTCTTGTCATTGCTATTCTTTTCATTACCTTAGCAGATGACACTCTCTCTATATACCTCAATTCTAGTGCTTGTATTACACATAGTTGTGGTAATGGAGTTAAGATATCATACCCCTTTTGGATTCCTGAGAAACAACCACCTTATTGTGGCTTACCAGCTTATAATGTCACCTGCAATAAGGATAAGCCCTTTCTTCATATTTCTGGTGATGAATTTATCATTAAGGAAGTAGTTTATACAAACAACTCAATTCTCCTAGCTAAAGCAGATGTGTTTGATGAAGATAACAAATGTCCAGTACCAACACATAATTTTAGCCTCAGGGGCACTCCGTTTCGCTCAGGGCCTAACACTGCagatctcttcttcttctatgaCTGTACTCAACCTTATGAAAGGGAGACATATGCTGTGATTTGTGCTAGCAATGCCACTCATCATTCTTTTGCTGTTTTTCATACTGAGCTTTTGGAGCACTATAACTATTCAGTCGAATCGTGTCAGGATCCTGTTTACGCCCTTGTTGAGACTGACTCTCTAGATAGATTGCTAAAAATGAATTACATGCAAGTTCTGCAAAAGGGATTCTTTCTACAATGGGATGGGACTAATTGTAGAGCTTGCCAGCATAGTGGAGGGCACTGTGGTGTTCAAAATAATGAATTTATTTGCATTTGCAAAGACCAACCCCAACAAAGAACTTGCCTTCATG GAAGAAACAAAATCGGATTGAAGGTTGGCATAG GAGTTGGTGCAGCTGCGTCTACCGCTTTGATGGCAGGTGTAATTTTCTTTATCTATCGTTGTAGACAGAAGAAAATTTATGCTGGTTCATCGTTGTTCTCCACAAGCATTCTTTCGTATCCCTCCTCAATAAAAGACCCCGAAAAGGCTACTACCTTAATCGGAGTTCACCTCTTTGATTACAATGAACTAGATGAAGCCACTAACAATTTTGATTCCAAGAAAGAGCTTGGAGATGGTGGATATGGCACAGTATACAAAG GTAAACTTCGAGATGGGCGTGTAGTTGCTGTAAAACGTTTATATGAAAACAACTGCAAGAGGGTTGAGCAATTCATGAACGAAATTGATATCTTAACACGGTTGCATCATCCAAACCTAGTCACCCTTTACGGATGCACATCTCGCCATTCCAGGGAGCTTCTACTTGTTTACGAATACATTCCCAATGGAACAGTTTCTGATCATTTACATGGTGTACATTCAAAGCCTGGATCGCTTTCATGGAATACACGAATGAAGATTTCCATAGAAACAGCAAGTGCATTAGCCTATCTCCATGCTTCAGATGTCATTCACCGAGATGTAAAAACTAACAATATCCTCTTAGACAACAATTTCTGTGTTAAAGTAGCAGATTTTGGCTTGTCTCGGCTTTTCCCAACGGATGTTACTCACGTCTCAACAGCTCCACAGGGTACTCCTGGATATGTTGATCCCGAGTACCACGAGTGCTATCAGCTCACTGACAAAAGTGATGTTTATAGTTTCGGAGTGGTTCTAATTGAGCTTATATCATCACTGCCTGCTGTTGATATCTGTAGGCACCGGCATGAAATAAATTTGTCGAATATGGCCATTAACAAGATTCAAGGCAATGCATTACATGAGTTGGTGGATTCAAATCTTGGGTTTGACACTGATGACAAAGTAAGGTCGATGATTACTGCAGTGGCGGAGTTGGCATTTCAGTGTCTACAGAGTGATAGGGAATTGAGACCATCTATGCAGGAAGTCGTGGAGGCGCTGATGAGAATTCAGAGAATTAATAAAACAACAGGGAAAACAGATAAGGAATGTCCTGATGATGATACAGGGTTGTTGAATAGTATCACGTTATTAGTATCACCTGATTCGGTTACTACAAAATGGAGCAGCAGTCCAACGACACCCAACTCCTAG
- the LOC107792526 gene encoding LEAF RUST 10 DISEASE-RESISTANCE LOCUS RECEPTOR-LIKE PROTEIN KINASE-like 1.2 isoform X1 translates to MCPSQLFSFFFVFLLLPLFINSSEANTNTSFAYCPPFICHGRNISYPFWSLDSFNSTSPRYCGYPGFGIHCSQNNPILNISNDSFFVKDINYSTYSLTLVDIDAFGSTACPRVHHNLTLGDLPLKYSELDLNLTFYFNCINSLSSGRPLDCLNSGRNKSYLYVEDNEPDHLNWYGICDKKVVATVMDSGRNRELGVAVGEEFTRGLGAAMDEGFVLDWRIATECGKCEASDGRCGYDNSTNESLCYCKDGTVKFDHCKGRNKIGLKVGIGVGAAASTALMAGVIFFIYRCRQKKIYAGSSLFSTSILSYPSSIKDPEKATTLIGVHLFDYNELDEATNNFDSKKELGDGGYGTVYKGKLRDGRVVAVKRLYENNCKRVEQFMNEIDILTRLHHPNLVTLYGCTSRHSRELLLVYEYIPNGTVSDHLHGVHSKPGSLSWNTRMKISIETASALAYLHASDVIHRDVKTNNILLDNNFCVKVADFGLSRLFPTDVTHVSTAPQGTPGYVDPEYHECYQLTDKSDVYSFGVVLIELISSLPAVDICRHRHEINLSNMAINKIQGNALHELVDSNLGFDTDDKVRSMITAVAELAFQCLQSDRELRPSMQEVVEALMRIQRINKTTGKTDKECPDDDTGLLNSITLLVSPDSVTTKWSSSPTTPNS, encoded by the exons ATGTGTCCAAGTCAattattctccttcttcttcgtctttCTCCTTCTTCCTTTGTTCATCAACTCCAGTGAAGCTAATACTAATACATCCTTTGCATATTGTCCTCCATTTATCTGCCATGGTCGTAATATTTCGTATCCTTTTTGGAGCCTTGACAGTTTCAACTCCACATCTCCACGGTACTGTGGTTATCCAGGATTTGGGATCCACTGCTCTCAAAACAATCCAATTCTTAACATTTCAAATGATTCTTTCTTCGTTAAAGACATAAATTACAGCACCTACTCCCTTACCCTGGTGGATATTGATGCTTTTGGTAGCACAGCTTGCCCCAGGGTACATCATAACCTCACTCTGGGAGATTTGCCATTAAAATATTCAGAGCTTGATCTAAACCTTACCTTCTATTTTAACTGTATCAATTCGCTTTCATCCGGTCGTCCGTTAGATTGCTTAAATTCGGGTCGAAACAAGTCATATTTATATGTTGAGGATAATGAGCCTGATCATTTGAATTGGTACGGAATTTGTGACAAGAAAGTGGTGGCGACGGTGATGGACAGTGGGAGGAATCGAGAACTCGGTGTGGCTGTGGGTGAGGAGTTCACTAGAGGACTTGGCGCGGCAATGGACGAGGGGTTCGTGCTGGACTGGCGGATCGCAACGGAGTGCGGCAAGTGTGAGGCATCAGACGGGCGTTGTGGTTACGACAATTCAACCAACGAGTCCTTGTGCTATTGCAAAGATGGCACCGTAAAGTTTGATCACTGCAAAG GAAGAAACAAAATCGGATTGAAGGTTGGCATAG GAGTTGGTGCAGCTGCGTCTACCGCTTTGATGGCAGGTGTAATTTTCTTTATCTATCGTTGTAGACAGAAGAAAATTTATGCTGGTTCATCGTTGTTCTCCACAAGCATTCTTTCGTATCCCTCCTCAATAAAAGACCCCGAAAAGGCTACTACCTTAATCGGAGTTCACCTCTTTGATTACAATGAACTAGATGAAGCCACTAACAATTTTGATTCCAAGAAAGAGCTTGGAGATGGTGGATATGGCACAGTATACAAAG GTAAACTTCGAGATGGGCGTGTAGTTGCTGTAAAACGTTTATATGAAAACAACTGCAAGAGGGTTGAGCAATTCATGAACGAAATTGATATCTTAACACGGTTGCATCATCCAAACCTAGTCACCCTTTACGGATGCACATCTCGCCATTCCAGGGAGCTTCTACTTGTTTACGAATACATTCCCAATGGAACAGTTTCTGATCATTTACATGGTGTACATTCAAAGCCTGGATCGCTTTCATGGAATACACGAATGAAGATTTCCATAGAAACAGCAAGTGCATTAGCCTATCTCCATGCTTCAGATGTCATTCACCGAGATGTAAAAACTAACAATATCCTCTTAGACAACAATTTCTGTGTTAAAGTAGCAGATTTTGGCTTGTCTCGGCTTTTCCCAACGGATGTTACTCACGTCTCAACAGCTCCACAGGGTACTCCTGGATATGTTGATCCCGAGTACCACGAGTGCTATCAGCTCACTGACAAAAGTGATGTTTATAGTTTCGGAGTGGTTCTAATTGAGCTTATATCATCACTGCCTGCTGTTGATATCTGTAGGCACCGGCATGAAATAAATTTGTCGAATATGGCCATTAACAAGATTCAAGGCAATGCATTACATGAGTTGGTGGATTCAAATCTTGGGTTTGACACTGATGACAAAGTAAGGTCGATGATTACTGCAGTGGCGGAGTTGGCATTTCAGTGTCTACAGAGTGATAGGGAATTGAGACCATCTATGCAGGAAGTCGTGGAGGCGCTGATGAGAATTCAGAGAATTAATAAAACAACAGGGAAAACAGATAAGGAATGTCCTGATGATGATACAGGGTTGTTGAATAGTATCACGTTATTAGTATCACCTGATTCGGTTACTACAAAATGGAGCAGCAGTCCAACGACACCCAACTCCTAG